A part of Denitratisoma oestradiolicum genomic DNA contains:
- a CDS encoding type II restriction endonuclease has translation MNSIATLIQRWKVDPHSTYATWFLWEERLKNFRSIRRGISQVIQDIEQGSFGNAYRGSSLETVVGSVAEQRQIFKGADHAFLWKPKLRIPDIYENQDNQRAFARLLHICNCCDNEAQIIQAITHIDGLNIKGLGPAVANLLYFIHPTLVTPFNTAIVNGYNALTGSKVKLGRWDHYLAMRDGILALNQQHRQLLSNDLGAVAGLLFDVGSGRYPVPPLDGDKQAEDAWHADLLRVREEAASLRKAVKSAKDSDETHTQIQGWLRDLGKALGFAVWVASNDRGRPYGDSRLGDGCLTALPDGLATLPGAEAVRLIDVIWLQDERAVAAFEVEHTTSIYSGIVRLLDLAYGSELKTCDALFLVAPDEREADVRQQIKRPAFSRIGDLGIQYLPYGELRNQRDAIARFGSGLKPILAIAKALN, from the coding sequence ATGAACTCCATAGCGACGCTGATCCAACGTTGGAAGGTCGACCCCCACAGTACCTACGCCACCTGGTTCCTGTGGGAGGAACGGCTCAAGAACTTCCGCTCCATCCGGCGTGGCATCTCCCAAGTGATACAGGACATCGAGCAAGGCAGCTTTGGCAATGCCTACCGCGGATCCTCCCTGGAGACCGTCGTCGGATCCGTGGCGGAACAGCGCCAGATTTTTAAGGGCGCCGACCATGCGTTTCTCTGGAAGCCCAAGCTTCGTATTCCCGACATCTACGAGAATCAGGACAACCAAAGGGCTTTCGCCCGCCTGCTGCATATCTGTAATTGCTGCGACAACGAAGCGCAAATCATCCAGGCCATCACTCATATTGACGGCCTCAATATCAAAGGCCTCGGCCCGGCAGTGGCGAACTTGCTCTACTTCATCCATCCAACACTGGTGACACCCTTCAATACCGCCATCGTCAATGGCTACAACGCGCTGACCGGATCCAAGGTCAAGCTCGGACGCTGGGACCACTATCTGGCCATGCGCGACGGCATACTGGCGCTGAACCAGCAGCATCGGCAGCTGCTGTCGAACGACCTGGGTGCGGTGGCCGGTCTGCTGTTCGACGTGGGCTCCGGGCGCTACCCGGTGCCGCCGCTGGATGGAGACAAGCAGGCCGAAGACGCTTGGCATGCCGATCTACTGCGAGTCAGGGAGGAAGCCGCCAGCCTGCGCAAGGCCGTGAAATCCGCCAAGGACAGTGATGAGACCCACACCCAGATCCAAGGCTGGCTACGCGACCTGGGCAAGGCCCTTGGATTCGCAGTCTGGGTTGCGTCCAATGACCGCGGTCGGCCCTACGGCGACAGTCGGCTGGGAGATGGCTGCCTGACGGCGCTACCAGATGGCCTGGCCACCCTGCCGGGGGCCGAGGCAGTGCGCCTGATCGACGTGATCTGGCTGCAGGATGAGCGTGCCGTGGCGGCCTTCGAGGTGGAGCATACGACCTCCATCTACTCAGGCATCGTGCGCCTACTGGATCTGGCCTATGGCAGCGAACTCAAAACCTGTGATGCGCTGTTCCTGGTGGCGCCCGATGAGCGCGAAGCGGATGTCCGGCAGCAAATCAAACGACCGGCGTTCTCCCGTATCGGCGATCTGGGCATCCAGTACCTGCCTTATGGCGAGCTGCGCAATCAGCGGGATGCAATTGCCCGCTTCGGGTCAGGCCTGAAGCCGATTCTCGCCATTGCCAAAGCACTGAACTGA
- a CDS encoding heavy metal translocating P-type ATPase, whose protein sequence is MADIDPVCGMTVKPESPYASDLDGAHYRFCSAKCKTKFDSEPRHYLDSEPLAPTIPASTEYTCPMHSEVRQIGPGTCPKCGMALEPVLPDLRQEDDNAEYKDFRRRFWTSLPLTAMVVVLAMAGHRFHGLPPASRTWVEMLLTAPIVLWAGAPFFIRCWQSLVHRSPNMWTLIGIGTGAAFAYSIVAALAPGLFPMSFEAHGRIGVYFEAAAVIISLTLLGQMLELRARSQTSAAIKSLLGLAPKTARRIKPDGSEEDVPLTLVHVGDSLRVRPGEKVPVDGEVVEGVSAVDESMLTGEPLPVTKRPGDKLIGATLNTSGSLMMRSEKVGAETVLSQIVQMVVQAQRSKAPLQRMADVVAGYFVVTVVGIALLSFFGWGLFGGERGWLFGLINAVSVLIIACPCALGLATPMSIMVATGKAATQGILFRDAAAIERLREIDTLIVDKTGTLTEGRPGFERAVAAAGSTEAEVLRLAASLDQGSEHPLADAIVRAARERGLVLDKADDFESSSGIGVRGAVGGRKLVLGNSVLMAQEGVDVTPMAEVAEQLRHSGASVMHLAAAGRLLGLLAVSDPIKASTPEALTVLRQAGLRVVMATGDGETTARAVGERLGIDEVHGEVKPADKLALVELLQKEGRVVAMAGDGINDAPALAKADVGIAMGTGTDVAMNSAQVTLVKGDLRGIARARVISAATVGNMRQNLVFAFLYNALGVPIAAGILYPTFGLVLSPIIAAAAMSLSSVSVVGNALRLRAS, encoded by the coding sequence ATGGCCGACATCGATCCTGTCTGCGGCATGACCGTCAAGCCCGAATCCCCCTATGCCTCGGACCTGGACGGCGCCCATTACCGCTTCTGCAGCGCCAAATGCAAAACCAAGTTCGATTCGGAGCCTCGGCACTACCTCGACTCTGAACCCTTAGCGCCCACTATCCCCGCGAGCACGGAATACACCTGTCCGATGCACTCGGAAGTGCGCCAGATTGGGCCAGGCACCTGTCCCAAGTGCGGCATGGCCCTGGAGCCGGTGCTACCGGATTTGAGGCAGGAGGACGACAACGCGGAATATAAGGATTTCCGTCGCCGCTTCTGGACCAGCCTGCCGCTGACCGCTATGGTCGTGGTGCTGGCCATGGCAGGCCATCGTTTCCATGGCCTGCCTCCGGCCAGCAGGACCTGGGTTGAGATGCTGCTGACCGCACCCATCGTGCTGTGGGCCGGCGCTCCCTTTTTTATCCGCTGCTGGCAGTCGCTGGTGCATCGCAGTCCCAACATGTGGACCTTGATCGGCATAGGTACCGGTGCGGCCTTTGCCTACAGCATCGTCGCTGCGCTGGCGCCGGGTCTTTTTCCGATGTCCTTCGAGGCCCATGGCAGGATTGGCGTCTACTTCGAGGCGGCCGCGGTCATTATTTCCCTCACCCTACTGGGCCAGATGCTGGAGCTGCGGGCCCGCTCCCAGACCTCGGCGGCGATCAAATCGCTGCTGGGCCTGGCGCCCAAGACGGCGCGTCGGATCAAGCCCGACGGTAGCGAAGAGGATGTGCCGCTGACCCTCGTCCATGTGGGCGACAGCCTGCGGGTGCGCCCGGGCGAGAAGGTGCCGGTGGACGGCGAAGTTGTCGAAGGCGTCAGCGCGGTGGACGAATCCATGCTCACCGGCGAACCGCTGCCGGTGACCAAGCGGCCTGGTGACAAGTTGATTGGGGCGACCCTGAACACCTCGGGCAGCCTGATGATGCGCTCGGAGAAGGTCGGTGCTGAGACGGTGCTATCCCAAATCGTGCAGATGGTGGTCCAGGCCCAGCGCTCCAAGGCGCCCTTGCAACGTATGGCTGATGTCGTGGCTGGTTACTTTGTGGTGACCGTGGTGGGCATCGCCTTGTTGAGCTTCTTCGGCTGGGGGCTGTTCGGCGGTGAGCGCGGCTGGTTGTTCGGCCTGATCAATGCCGTCTCGGTGCTGATCATTGCCTGTCCCTGCGCCCTGGGGTTGGCGACGCCCATGTCCATCATGGTGGCCACGGGCAAGGCCGCCACCCAAGGCATTCTGTTCCGCGACGCGGCGGCCATCGAGCGCCTGCGAGAAATCGACACCCTGATCGTGGACAAGACCGGCACCTTGACTGAGGGCCGCCCCGGGTTCGAGCGCGCGGTCGCCGCTGCGGGCAGCACCGAGGCGGAAGTACTGCGCTTGGCCGCCAGCCTGGACCAGGGCAGTGAACATCCCTTGGCCGATGCCATCGTGCGGGCAGCCCGGGAGCGCGGTCTTGTCCTGGACAAGGCGGATGACTTCGAGTCCTCCAGCGGAATCGGTGTGCGCGGTGCCGTGGGAGGACGCAAGCTGGTTCTGGGTAATAGCGTGCTGATGGCTCAGGAAGGCGTGGATGTCACGCCCATGGCCGAAGTGGCCGAGCAATTGCGTCATAGCGGCGCCAGCGTCATGCACCTGGCCGCCGCCGGTCGCCTGCTGGGCCTGCTGGCCGTTTCCGATCCGATCAAGGCAAGCACCCCCGAGGCGCTGACGGTGTTGCGCCAAGCCGGGCTGCGGGTGGTCATGGCTACCGGCGATGGCGAAACCACGGCCAGGGCGGTGGGCGAGCGGCTGGGTATTGACGAAGTTCATGGCGAGGTCAAACCCGCCGACAAGCTGGCCCTGGTGGAGCTTCTGCAAAAGGAAGGACGGGTCGTCGCCATGGCGGGGGATGGCATCAACGATGCGCCGGCGCTGGCCAAGGCCGATGTGGGTATCGCAATGGGCACTGGCACCGACGTGGCCATGAACAGCGCCCAGGTCACCCTGGTGAAAGGCGATCTGCGTGGCATCGCACGGGCCCGGGTGATCTCCGCTGCCACCGTTGGCAACATGCGCCAGAACCTGGTCTTCGCCTTCCTCTATAACGCTCTGGGGGTGCCCATCGCCGCCGGCATCCTGTACCCGACTTTTGGACTGGTGCTATCCCCCATCATCGCGGCGGCCGCCATGAGTCTGTCCTCTGTGAGTGTAGTGGGCAACGCTCTGCGCCTACGCGCATCCTAG
- a CDS encoding pyridoxamine 5'-phosphate oxidase family protein — MKDSAHQLPLLSGSAFSVSQAEDYLRDSVIPLRLACNDRGGFPLVAAHWYYYDQGYLWCVLHGESRVAQRLAEDGRCAFEIAGDKPPYLGVRGQGDAALLEGQAGPLLEKLLDRYLGRRDTRLGQWLLGRKDQELVLRIQPRWVTTWDYRQRMAG; from the coding sequence ATGAAAGATTCAGCGCATCAATTGCCTCTACTTTCCGGTAGTGCATTCTCCGTCTCCCAGGCGGAGGACTACCTTCGTGATAGCGTGATTCCACTGCGTCTGGCATGTAATGACCGGGGGGGATTCCCCCTGGTGGCCGCCCACTGGTATTACTACGATCAAGGCTACCTCTGGTGCGTTCTGCATGGAGAATCACGCGTGGCCCAGAGACTGGCCGAGGATGGTCGTTGCGCTTTTGAAATCGCTGGCGACAAACCTCCGTACCTGGGCGTTCGCGGGCAGGGAGATGCGGCGTTGCTTGAAGGGCAGGCCGGCCCCCTTCTGGAAAAATTGCTGGATCGTTATCTGGGGCGCAGGGATACCCGCCTCGGTCAGTGGCTACTGGGACGTAAGGACCAGGAGCTGGTGCTGCGCATTCAGCCCCGGTGGGTCACCACTTGGGACTACCGGCAGCGGATGGCCGGTTAA
- a CDS encoding protein phosphatase CheZ — MKKAAGKSSSTSTASKAVAKSRGATPSREVARSATTKATTAKAGVKTLAASRRKAGSTGDVLKELKSLAKELSRTAKGLGTKAAGSNPAAVADILGSVERMTSDAATKSLQEAESAKLLLASARDSLGKDWSRKELDAAMRATSEHLTNIIVAQEFQDLAGQAIRKAMKALVGAIIVVEGSGADDGRLSQSEVDKLLDVLKA; from the coding sequence ATGAAAAAAGCAGCAGGCAAGTCGTCCAGCACATCCACAGCATCCAAGGCGGTTGCGAAATCCAGGGGTGCTACGCCTTCCCGTGAAGTAGCCAGGAGCGCCACGACCAAGGCTACAACAGCCAAGGCGGGTGTGAAGACTCTGGCAGCATCTCGGCGTAAGGCGGGTTCCACCGGTGACGTGCTGAAGGAGTTGAAGTCCCTGGCCAAGGAATTGAGCCGTACCGCCAAGGGCCTCGGCACCAAGGCCGCCGGCAGCAACCCGGCGGCGGTGGCCGATATCCTGGGCAGTGTGGAACGCATGACCTCGGATGCCGCCACCAAGTCCTTGCAGGAAGCCGAGTCCGCCAAGCTGTTGCTGGCTTCGGCCCGGGATTCCCTGGGCAAGGACTGGAGCCGCAAGGAACTGGATGCCGCGATGCGCGCCACCAGCGAGCATCTGACCAACATCATCGTCGCCCAGGAATTTCAGGATCTGGCAGGGCAGGCCATCCGCAAGGCCATGAAGGCCCTGGTGGGCGCGATCATCGTGGTCGAGGGGAGCGGCGCGGATGACGGTCGGCTCTCCCAGTCCGAGGTGGACAAGCTGCTGGATGTGCTGAAGGCCTGA